From a single Adhaeribacter swui genomic region:
- a CDS encoding phosphotriesterase family protein: protein MLASKILIISGFLSCLSNQVIAQEQAFVISVSGAVPKNKLGITLPHEHILVDFIGADQVNANCYNPDDVFVRVLPYLQKLKQTGCKTLVDCTPAYLGRDVKLLQRLSRASGLTILTNTGYYSAVQNKYLPAHAFTETPEQLASRWITEAEQGIEKTNIKPGFIKISVDAGPLTTVNQNLVKAAAITHLKTGLTIASHTGNGEAALSQIKLLQQNNVSGKAFIWVHAQNEKDNQLHLAAAKAGAWIEFDGINSNNVPVYITILQKMKAAGFLKQTLISQDAGWYHVGEKNGGKFQQYDTLFTVFLPALKKAGFKPSEIRQLIEINPQEAFAKKVRPQ from the coding sequence TTGCTTGCATCAAAAATCCTGATTATAAGTGGATTTTTAAGTTGCCTTAGCAATCAAGTAATAGCACAAGAACAAGCTTTTGTAATATCGGTAAGCGGCGCGGTTCCTAAAAATAAGTTAGGTATAACTTTACCGCACGAACATATACTGGTTGATTTTATTGGCGCTGATCAGGTAAATGCCAACTGTTACAATCCAGATGACGTTTTTGTGCGCGTACTGCCTTACTTACAGAAACTAAAGCAAACAGGCTGTAAAACATTGGTAGATTGTACGCCCGCCTACTTAGGCCGCGACGTAAAATTACTGCAACGGTTAAGTAGAGCGAGCGGTCTAACCATTCTTACCAACACGGGTTATTACAGCGCTGTGCAAAATAAATATTTGCCCGCGCATGCATTTACCGAAACGCCGGAACAACTAGCCTCGCGCTGGATAACGGAAGCAGAACAAGGAATCGAGAAAACGAACATTAAGCCAGGATTTATAAAAATAAGTGTAGATGCCGGGCCACTAACAACCGTAAACCAAAATCTGGTAAAGGCTGCAGCAATTACGCATTTAAAAACCGGTTTAACCATAGCTTCTCACACGGGTAATGGCGAGGCGGCTTTATCTCAAATTAAGCTTTTGCAACAAAACAATGTTTCCGGAAAAGCATTTATCTGGGTGCATGCCCAAAACGAAAAAGATAACCAGTTGCATCTAGCGGCAGCTAAAGCCGGCGCCTGGATTGAGTTTGACGGTATTAACAGCAATAATGTACCAGTGTATATAACCATATTGCAAAAAATGAAAGCTGCTGGTTTCTTAAAACAAACTTTAATCTCGCAGGATGCCGGGTGGTACCACGTAGGCGAAAAGAATGGGGGTAAATTTCAGCAGTACGATACACTGTTTACTGTTTTTTTGCCAGCGCTTAAAAAAGCCGGATTTAAACCATCCGAAATCAGGCAATTAATTGAAATAAATCCGCAGGAAGCTTTTGCCAAAAAAGTGAGGCCGCAGTAA
- a CDS encoding malectin domain-containing carbohydrate-binding protein — protein MKMNYTTELFAHFNKLKPLLVFIVFLLIGNINLQAKIVVADPPCNPYSTLPCNQLSVALPFSLTFNNSVVNSITDKNGIGTGFTMVDTYTGSRLTADGSVSNANVPGYVPANLSVSSGTLKIVTNKGIASTNSNNQLNTLGVRVDSRSKLQLDVNIINPYVGSQYEQGGLWFGLSDKTFIKIVVNGSKIEMRKELNDVSVTSDQRITGTINNLNTQTVRLRLVIDPVTNTAEGFYSLDGTNYSNVGATYTTKTLGISGMGLTNSTAYAGIFATHRNANAPVTYTFDNFNVKSFNIPNPLNSNAYMVLENPDKLPANDQLTFSIIQIPWRRTDPVITPYNENHDRIKLKISNKGTGDLIINNLTLTNTAAWKIETFNGSAYNASTVLPLKLAKGASAEVGIQFIAKSAGTRVAIVNGSLIISSNDDIAPNKEVVLRGLWQYKGEGKNEPYAREIIQAFGYKTNTGYTQHDGAIDGKTIVPNSDEVAADYFMQADLSQPVVVSQLAAYHGCCRQVEDIFWYDKQAGTKTRLFYHDALDGQSLLPRIANKTTTASGTFKSSKPFGFLVQDSYSDRNKNFEKRIGMRFWKAIDSEGKVIPNTYIVGTDYLGTEYTNYDYQDNVYLISNVRLENEPASVPALVSAPSALSFGTLQTGVTKTVAVKLTNQSSSSAQISAVEVVGPNLNEFTAVLPATTLAANASINVNVNFSPSTRGLKNAALIVHYSTGHTPLRIPLYGIANDASFALNIAKRIKGAADANVTINGTTWEADKAYRQGSIMLDKQVVAGPIAGTDEDVLYQTYLSAASNLAETRYQVPLANGTYWVRMHFVENYFNGPVGTRVFSTTIENELRLSGFDIFREVGYRAALVKDFEVVVKDGGLSIKFNPTANRVALAATEIYKVSAATVTAIANETLNTGTENIAAAVTVYPNPTETGNLVQIELSGFAPNQKVDIALQDVMGKQILNNQVTTNATGTGQMQFSDTQRLAAGLYLINAQGTDRKAQTKLLIK, from the coding sequence ATGAAAATGAATTATACAACTGAATTATTTGCGCATTTTAATAAATTAAAACCACTGTTAGTTTTTATTGTATTCCTGCTGATTGGTAATATAAATCTTCAAGCTAAAATTGTTGTAGCAGACCCTCCGTGTAATCCTTATAGTACTTTACCGTGTAACCAGCTAAGTGTTGCTCTGCCATTTTCTTTAACGTTTAATAACAGTGTAGTTAATTCTATTACAGATAAAAATGGGATAGGTACCGGTTTTACTATGGTAGATACTTATACTGGTTCCCGCTTAACTGCAGATGGAAGTGTTTCCAACGCAAATGTTCCAGGGTACGTGCCTGCTAACCTTTCTGTAAGTTCTGGTACATTAAAAATTGTAACAAATAAAGGTATTGCTTCTACTAATAGTAATAATCAACTTAATACCTTAGGGGTACGAGTTGATAGCCGTTCTAAATTACAGTTAGATGTAAATATAATCAATCCTTATGTTGGCTCCCAGTATGAGCAAGGTGGATTATGGTTTGGTCTTAGCGATAAAACCTTTATTAAAATAGTAGTAAATGGAAGTAAGATAGAAATGCGTAAAGAGCTGAATGATGTAAGTGTAACATCTGATCAGCGCATAACTGGAACAATCAATAATCTAAATACTCAAACTGTACGGTTGCGGTTAGTGATAGACCCAGTGACAAATACAGCCGAGGGTTTTTATTCGTTAGACGGTACTAATTATTCTAATGTTGGCGCTACTTACACTACCAAAACGCTAGGAATATCTGGCATGGGGTTAACCAATAGTACAGCTTACGCAGGCATTTTTGCAACCCACCGTAATGCTAATGCTCCTGTTACTTATACTTTTGATAACTTTAATGTTAAATCTTTTAACATACCCAATCCTTTAAACAGTAATGCTTACATGGTATTGGAAAACCCTGATAAACTTCCAGCTAATGATCAACTGACTTTCTCAATTATACAAATTCCTTGGCGTCGGACAGATCCGGTTATAACTCCTTACAATGAAAATCATGATCGGATAAAATTAAAAATTAGCAATAAAGGTACCGGCGATCTTATAATTAATAACTTAACGCTTACTAATACCGCGGCATGGAAGATTGAAACCTTTAATGGTTCGGCTTATAATGCTAGTACAGTATTGCCTCTTAAATTAGCTAAAGGAGCATCTGCCGAAGTTGGCATTCAGTTTATTGCTAAAAGTGCCGGCACCCGGGTGGCTATTGTAAATGGCAGTTTAATAATTTCTTCAAACGATGATATTGCTCCTAACAAGGAAGTTGTACTTCGCGGCTTGTGGCAGTATAAAGGGGAGGGTAAAAACGAACCTTACGCGCGAGAAATAATACAGGCATTTGGTTATAAAACTAATACCGGTTATACTCAACATGATGGTGCTATTGATGGAAAAACGATTGTACCTAATTCAGATGAAGTAGCTGCTGATTACTTTATGCAAGCAGACCTGAGTCAACCAGTGGTTGTAAGCCAGCTGGCAGCTTATCATGGTTGTTGCAGGCAGGTAGAAGATATTTTTTGGTATGACAAGCAAGCTGGTACCAAGACAAGATTATTTTATCATGATGCCTTAGATGGTCAATCTTTATTACCACGTATAGCCAATAAAACCACGACTGCTTCTGGCACATTTAAATCTTCCAAACCGTTTGGCTTCTTAGTACAGGACTCGTATTCCGATAGAAATAAAAATTTTGAAAAACGGATTGGGATGCGCTTCTGGAAGGCTATTGATTCTGAAGGTAAAGTAATTCCAAATACGTATATTGTGGGTACGGATTATCTTGGAACAGAGTACACTAATTATGATTATCAAGATAATGTGTATCTAATTAGTAATGTGCGTTTAGAAAATGAACCAGCTAGTGTGCCTGCTTTGGTTAGTGCTCCATCCGCCCTTTCTTTTGGAACCTTACAAACGGGAGTAACTAAAACCGTGGCGGTAAAATTAACCAATCAATCATCAAGCAGTGCACAAATTAGTGCTGTAGAAGTTGTAGGACCTAATTTAAATGAATTTACTGCTGTTTTACCAGCTACTACTCTGGCGGCTAATGCTTCAATAAATGTAAATGTCAATTTTAGCCCATCTACACGTGGTCTAAAAAATGCCGCTTTAATAGTGCATTATAGTACTGGGCATACGCCTCTGCGAATTCCGCTGTATGGAATTGCGAATGATGCCAGTTTCGCTTTAAATATTGCGAAGCGTATAAAAGGCGCCGCTGATGCGAATGTAACTATAAATGGCACAACTTGGGAAGCAGATAAAGCTTACCGCCAAGGCTCCATTATGCTGGATAAACAAGTTGTGGCCGGACCAATTGCTGGTACCGACGAAGATGTTCTTTATCAAACTTATTTATCTGCGGCGTCTAATCTGGCCGAAACACGTTACCAAGTGCCTTTAGCAAATGGAACTTACTGGGTACGGATGCATTTTGTAGAAAATTACTTTAATGGTCCGGTGGGTACGCGTGTATTTAGCACCACGATAGAGAACGAGTTGCGGCTAAGTGGTTTTGATATCTTCCGGGAAGTTGGCTATAGAGCGGCTTTAGTAAAAGACTTTGAAGTAGTAGTAAAAGATGGGGGCCTTTCCATTAAGTTTAACCCAACGGCTAACCGGGTTGCTTTGGCCGCTACAGAAATTTATAAAGTAAGTGCTGCTACTGTTACGGCTATCGCCAACGAAACCTTAAATACAGGTACCGAAAACATTGCAGCAGCGGTAACTGTATATCCAAATCCAACGGAAACCGGTAACTTAGTTCAAATTGAATTATCTGGTTTTGCCCCTAATCAAAAAGTAGATATTGCTTTACAAGATGTAATGGGTAAGCAAATCCTAAATAACCAGGTAACTACTAACGCTACCGGAACGGGTCAAATGCAATTTTCAGATACTCAGCGTTTAGCTGCGGGTCTGTACTTGATAAATGCGCAAGGAACGGATAGAAAGGCACAAACAAAGTTGTTGATTAAGTAA
- the sdaAA gene encoding L-serine ammonia-lyase, iron-sulfur-dependent, subunit alpha gives MALLFNDFISWEKHCVRTAEALYQPVLAYEIELKGRTEEFIWQNIARAYQVMQEAVKTGLTADMTSRSGMVNNGAKKVAEAPVTVLSPEFKTLISRAMGAKEVNSCMGRVVAAPTAGASGILPGVLTTLQDLHQLPDRKIHEALLIAAGIALIIEKNASLAGAVGGCQAETGSAAAMAAGAIVYCLNGTIDQVFTAVAITIQCMLGLICDPVAGLVEVPCIVRNASAAAIAFSSAQIAISGVNPVIPVDQCVQALGEVGQSMESRYKETALGGLANMPAGRAIEKKVLIQDIEILPDTPNP, from the coding sequence ATGGCTTTACTCTTTAATGATTTTATAAGTTGGGAGAAGCATTGTGTAAGAACGGCTGAAGCCTTGTATCAACCGGTACTCGCCTACGAAATAGAATTAAAAGGCCGCACCGAAGAGTTTATCTGGCAAAATATTGCCCGTGCTTACCAGGTGATGCAAGAAGCCGTAAAAACCGGCCTTACCGCTGACATGACTTCCCGGTCAGGAATGGTAAATAATGGCGCTAAAAAGGTAGCAGAAGCCCCAGTAACAGTTTTATCTCCCGAGTTTAAAACCTTAATCTCCCGAGCCATGGGGGCTAAAGAAGTAAACTCTTGTATGGGGCGGGTAGTGGCTGCTCCAACTGCCGGTGCATCTGGTATATTGCCCGGCGTTTTAACTACTTTGCAAGACTTGCACCAATTGCCTGACCGTAAAATACACGAAGCCTTGTTGATTGCGGCCGGAATTGCTTTAATTATCGAAAAAAATGCTTCTTTAGCGGGAGCAGTGGGCGGTTGCCAAGCCGAAACCGGCAGCGCTGCCGCCATGGCAGCGGGGGCTATTGTTTATTGCTTAAATGGTACCATAGATCAGGTATTTACGGCTGTAGCTATTACAATTCAATGCATGCTTGGTTTAATCTGTGATCCGGTAGCTGGTTTAGTAGAAGTTCCTTGTATTGTGCGTAATGCCAGTGCAGCTGCTATTGCTTTTTCTTCGGCACAAATAGCAATTAGTGGCGTAAATCCGGTAATACCCGTAGATCAGTGTGTGCAAGCACTGGGCGAAGTAGGGCAGAGTATGGAGAGCCGTTATAAGGAAACTGCTTTAGGTGGTTTAGCCAATATGCCTGCCGGACGAGCTATCGAAAAAAAAGTATTAATTCAGGATATTGAAATACTTCCGGATACTCCTAATCCTTAG